The genomic window CAAGCAGAAGATCCGAGTTTTCGATCAAGTAATTGGCAGCAGCTGTATTGGATTTATCAGCGGTCAAATCTGGCGGAACCAGACTTCAAAATTTATCCTGTAGGATTAATATTCTCCTCAGAGAAAAAGTGATTGACTGAAAAATGTACTGTTTTAATCATTAGGGTAATGAAATGGTCGGGCACCTTAACCTTCCGAAATAATATACCAGATTGACTCCTAAGGTCAAAAAAGCGTCTTTCTCTCTGGAATCTCCACGTTGAAAACCTGGCAGGCCTATTTTTTCAACACCGGTCGATGCTATGGATCGGTCAGACAACTGAACAGCAACCGGACCTCTATTTGTAAGCAACTCGTTATAGTTTGGATAAGTCTTGCTGACATCATCCAGATAATCGGTATAAGTATGTCGATAAGAAATATCGAAATTGAGACTCCACCTATAATTGATATCCAGTTTTACGCCGCCTCCAACCATTAATGAACCATTAATGGTGCCATATTCCTGACCTACGATCTGACCTTCTGTTCCTAGTTCCCTAAGAGCCACTGTCTTGCCATCATATTTGGTCATTGGGCTGAAGCGAAATACACTAAAACCACCGAGAAGATAAGGTGTGAAAAAATGATCCTTACTCCCATGGTTATAGGGAAGGAAATTAATTTCTAGCGCGGGAGCTATCTCAAAAATATTGGAAAAAAATCTAAGGTTCCTTCTGCGGTCAAAAAGATTGTCTGATTTGGCATCGCTCGCTCTTAGTCTTGAAAAGTTTCCCTGGATTCTGGCGCAAACGCGATTGTTGAAGTTATATCTACCAATCATACCGAATGCGAGCCCGGGTTCATTGAGTCTATAGAGATTGTTGAGATCACCAAAGTAAAAAGCTGTTCCCATCCACGCTCCTGCCTCATACCCTTTTTGGGCTTGAGCAAAAAAGAAGCCGGATATAAATCCAAATAAAAGCAGTGTTTTTTTCAAAACTGAGCACATAAATTCTAAAACTGTCTTTAAAAACGTAAAAATCCAAAATTTATTTTAATCCTGCTTTTTCTGAAATTTCAAGCATCCTGTCAATGCTACCTCTGGCTGCTTTGATGATATGATCTGGCAGCGTGACCTCTGGAAGCTCGTATTTGAGGCAGAGATAGAGTTTCTCTAAGGTATTTCGCTTCATATGAGGACATTCATTACAAGCACATTGATTTTCAGGAGGTGCAGGAATAAAGAGCTTTTCCGGACAAGCTTTGTTCATTTGGTGCAAAATTCCCGCTTCGGTTGCTACGATGTAGCTATGTGATCTATCAGTTTGGATAAAGCGCAGAAGACCGCTTGTAGAGCCAATATAATCCGCCATACGCAATACGGGCTCTTCGCATTCTGGGTGAGCTATTATTTTGGCTTCAGGATGTTCCCTCTTGAGTTTAAGCATGCGCTCTCTGCTAAAAATTTCATGTACCATACATGCGCCATCCCACAACAACATCTTGCGGCCGGTCACTTTCTGCAAATAAGCACCTAGGTTTTTGTCCGGTGCAAAAATGATCTCGCGATCCTTGGGGATACTATTGATGATATGCACAGCATTGGAAGAAGTGCAACAGATATCTGTAAGGGCCTTCAGCTCTGCAGTGCAATTGACATAACTCACGACAACGTGATCAGGGTGTTTTTCTTTAAACTTGGCAAATAAGGGTGCCGGACAAGAATCAGATAATGAACATCCGGCCTTCAAGTCAGGAAGGACGACTTTTTTTTCCGGGGAAAGAATTTTGGCGGTCTCTGCCATGAAATGAACGCCGGCAAATGCAATGATGTCAGCTTTGGTACGGGCTGCTTCCTGAGAAAGTTGTAAACTGTCGCCCACAAAATCAGCAATATCTTGTATATCACCATACTGATAGTAGTGCGCCAGTACAACGGCGTTTTTTTCTTTTTTCAGCCGATCTATTTCAGCATAAAGATCCAGACTTGGATCAATGTCAAAGTCAATATATCCATGTATAGCAATTTGTGCTGCCGCTTTCATTGTATCAAATGTTGAATTAGAAGAACTCATTTCGGTTTTTTAATTTTTTTGGACTAATAAACTTTCACCATCCATTTCTACAGGTATTGGCAATTGAAGCAATTGCAGTACAGTAGGTGCGATATCCGCCAACTTACCACTTTTTAATTGATAGGACGGTGTTTTACTCACATAGATACAAGGCACCGGATTCATGGAATGTGCAGTATTTGGTGAACCGTCAGCATTGATCATGAAATCTGCGTTCCCATGATCAGCGAGTATGATGAGCTCATAGCCTGCTTCTAGAGCGATTGGAATGAATCTACTCATACATTCATCAACAGTCTGGACAGCTTTTACTACAGCCTGGAAAACTCCCGTGTGACCTACCATATCTGTGTTTGCAAAATTAACACAAATAAAATCAGGCTTGTCTTCCTGAATTACGCGCAAGAGAGCATTTGTAAGAGGGATAGCGCTCATTTCCGGCTGAAGATCATAAGTAGCTACTTTTGGAGAGGCTACTAACTCGCGCTTTTCACCAAAAAAAACTTTCTCTTGGCCTCCGGAAAAAAAATAACTCACGTGAGGATATTTCTCCGTTTCTGCCATCCGATATTGCGTTAAGCCATACATAGAAAGCACTTCTCCTAAAGTATTCTTCAGTTTTTCTTTATCAAAAACAATCCCCACATTTCTGAATGAATCATCGTAGGCTGTCATAGTGACAAAATGTAAGTTCAATGCTTTCATTTCATATTCAGGAAGATCCCTTTGTGTCAATACTTCGGTGAGCTCTCGAAGTCTGTCAGTCCTGAAATTAAAGCAAAAAACGGCGTCACCCTCTTGTATCAAACCTTCCCTTTGGGGGGAGATTTTTGCAGGGAGAATAAATTCATCTGTAATATTTTTATCGTAAGAACATCGAATTGCATCTTCAGCGGAAGCAAAATTTTCTCCCACTCCATCCGTCATCAGCTCAAATGCTTTTTGAATTCTTTCCCATCTTTTGTCCCTGTCCATGGCATAATATCTACCTATCAAGGTCGATATGCTGACATTTTTGTGCTGGATAAATGATTCCAGATCTGAAACAGTTGCCAGAGCCGAATGAGGATCTGTATCTCGACCGTCGGTGATGACGTGTAGATAAATGGGGACAGTTAATTTGTTACAAGCTATTTCTACCAAAGCTTTTAGATGCTTGACATGACTATGGACCCCACCATCAGATACCAACCCAATAAAATGGAGTGGTTTGGAGTTTTCATTACAATATTCCAAAGTTTGATTCAACACTTGATTTTCAGCCAAAGTACCTTCACGGATGGATTTATTGATTCGTTCAAGCTCCTGATAGACGATTCTTCCAGCTCCAAGATTGAGGTGTCCTACTTCGGAATTTCCCATCTGCCCTTCAGGAAGGCCAACGGCAACTCCGTGAGTGACAAGTGTACTGTGTGGGTACTCCTTCATGAGGGTTTTAAAAAATCCGGGCTCTGCGGCTCGAATAGCGTCAGCAGAGGGAATCTGGCCTATTCCCCAGCCGTCCAATATGGTCAGAATCAATTTATTTGCCACGCGTAATTAACGGAAAGAATGGCCCTAAAGTTCGGTCGTGAGAACTTAAATTTTGGGAGTTTTCTTTTTTGTATAAACCCAAATTTTGGAAAAAAATCTATCACGAGTTATAAGATCTGTGCGCTCAATGCATTGGCTTAGGCTTGCTTAGGGTGGATATTTTTTTAAATACCTAGCAAAGCTGTGCTTTCATGCTCTAAAATTTATTCAACTTTTAAAGCATGAGAAGACATAAGTTTTACTCTCTAAAGAGCAATCGGAATGCAGAGCAAAGTTCTGTGCAGTTCCCTCATTGCCGAGTGAAGTCATTCTCTCACTTTCGTTTTTTCGAAGCCATCCGGTCACAACCAAACCCTTGATTTTATTGCAAAATGAATTCTGACAGTGGTCTCAAAAAGCAAAATCTGGATTAAAAATGAACGGAATATGTCAATGTTTCGTTATTTAGCTGAACAAATCAAGCAAATGAAACTATTATTTTCAGCCCTACTGTTCTTGAGTGTTTTATCTGCAAATGCGCAGAAACACGCCGCCTTTGATGCTCTGGCCAAATCAGATATTGCCTCACTTTCTGCCTTGTTTGATACCAGACTGGAGCTTTGTTACGATGAGAAAATGACTATTCTCAAAAAGCAAGATGCAGCTCAATCTCTGAGCTCATTTCTACAAAACAATCCGCCAAAAACAGTAACGCCGGTTCACAGCGGTGTCTCCAAAAACAATTCCTCACAGTATTTTATTGCGGTTATGACAACTACTAATGCAAAAAAATACCGAGTGTACATCTATACTGAAGATATCGGAGGATCGAAACTTATCAAAGAGTTTCGGGTGATGTCAGAATAAAGACAATAAGTTCCTTAGCCTGATCTTTTTCAAGGAAATTAATTCGTACTGTATTTTTCGTTCAAGTCCTTGATCATCTGATCTGTTATGTTCAATGATTCGTCTGAGAAGAAAATATTGCCTTCCGGAGAGACAGAGAATACGAATTTATATTTTCCATTTTGATTCAACTCTTTCAGGTAAGAAGTGATTTTATTATGCAGTTTTTCATTGAATTCTGCTGTTTCTTGTGCATACTGGGATCCTAACTTTTCTTTTCTTGCCATTAGGTCCTGTTCCATTTTTGCTAATTTCTGCTGTGCCGATTCCATTTCAACCCTGGTCATGTTTTGAGCATTTTCTTGCAAGCGCACCAGTTCCTTCTGCATGGCATTTTCCTTAGCCTTTATCTCATTGGACATAGATTCTTGCTTGGCTTTAAATGCTTTTTCGCTTTCTTTAAAAAATCCTAAATTATTGAGCAAACTATCTGAAATAAAATAGGCTAATGGAGTGGAAGCATCTCCGGTATTTTGAGATTTTATTTCGGTTGCGGCCGAGCTCGTGGGTGTAGACTTCTTAAGTTGGCTATTTTGATAAAATAGAAAAATAATTGCTGCAAGTGAAAGAGCGTGTAATATCCAGTTTAAATTTTTCATTCTTAGTTATTTAGATAATTGTACTTGTAAATCGAAATTTGTTAATTTGAATTAAAATTCAGCATTTCCAGGGAATCTTGGAAAAGGAATAACGTCGCGAATGTTGGTCATGCCGGTAACGAAAAGCACTAATCTTTCGAAGCCCAATCCAAAACCTGCATGAGGACAGGTGCCAAAGCGGCGTGTATCCAGGTACCAGTACATTTCTTCCAAAGGGATATGCATTTCCTGCATCCGTCTTGTCAGCACATCTAGCCTTTCTTCGCGCTGAGATCCCCCGACTATTTCTCCAATTCCGGGAAATAAAATATCCATTGCCGCTACCGTTTTTTCACCATCGTCAACACGCATGTAAAATGCTTTGATTTCCTTTGGATAGTTGGTCAGTATTACCGGTTTTGAAAAATGCTTTTCTACAAGATACCGCTCATGCTCTGATTGTAAATCGATGCCCCATTTGTCCACCGGATATTGGAATTTACCTTTTTTATTTGGTGTTGAATTTTTTAATATTTCAATCGCCTCAGTATAGGTGATTCTTTCAAAATGATTGTCGAGTACAAATTGGAGTCTCTCTTTGAGTCCCATCGTGTTGCGCTCGGCTTGGGGTTTTGTCATTTCGTCTTCTCGCTCACGGTCATGAAGAAACTGTAGGTCTTCAGAACAATTATTGACTACCTGATGGATGACGTGCTTTAGTAAATCCTCAGCGAGATCCATATTGGAGTGCAGGTCTGCAAATGCGACTTCCGGCTCAATCATCCAAAATTCAGCGAGGTGCCTTGGAGTATTCGATTTTTCAGCTCTGAATGTAGGGCCAAAAGTATAGACCTGAGACAGAGCCATGGCAGCCAGCTCTCCTTCCAATTGTCCTGACACGGTAAGATTGGCTGCCCTACCAAAAAAATCTTCTTTAAAATTGATTTCCCCTTCTACTGTTCTCGCAGGAGCTTTCAGATCTAATGTCGTCACCTGAAACATCTCTCCTGCACCTTCAGCGTCAGAAGCAGTAATAATCGGTGAATGTAAATATATAAAACCCCTGCTATGAAAAAATTCATGGATGGCAAATGCCAATTGGTGTCTGATTCTGAAAACTGCTGAAAATGTATTCGTTCGAAATCTCAAGTGGGCGATTTGTCTTAGAAATTCCAAGGAATGCTTTTTCGGCTGCAAAGGATAAACAGACGGGTCTGCTTCTCCAAAAATATGTAATTTTTCCACCACCAACTCGCCTTTCTGACCGGCTCCCTGAGAACTTTGCCATCGGCCAACGACATGAAGAGCAGCACCAGGAGTTAGCTTTTTGAGCAGAGTTTCATCCCATTTTTCAAAATCTATATATGCCTGGAGATTTGCCAAACATGAACCATCATTGATAGCAATAAATCTATTACTCCTAAACGTTCGTACCCAGCCCATAACACTTAGACTGCGTCCATCGGCTTCCATTTTCAATACGTCATTGACTTTTGTCCTCTGCATATCTTGATCCATTGAGGCGCAAAAATAGGCATTTTCCCGATCTTTTTTTGCAGAGGCAAAGTGGGAAACTGTTGTTGTCCATGTTAATACTTTTAAAATAGCTTGGTTTTTATCAGGATTGATTTGATTTTTTTTTACTCGCGAAAGTTCATTGTCAATGATCTTTCTTTTTGCAATGAAGAATTGATTTTCAAATATAAGGTACCTGATTTAAAATAGTTGAATTAAAGCTTCAATGATGCAAAACAGTGTATTCAACCATAGACCTGAATATTTCATCTTTTTGTTATTCAAGATCGCGAAGCTCGGTGAAGTATTTGTAATTGAACGTTTTATAGGAATGTGATTGCTTAACAACAGTTTTTTAAGTAGATCTTCGGCTATGATTCATATTAAATGATTAATTTATATATTAACTTTCTATATAATTAAACTTAATCGAATCAGGTGGCCAATGCTTGACTGAATAGTTTAGCGGCGCAAATTACTGACTAAATTTGACCAATAGTTTAAAAAGTGTATTTTATTCTAATAAATAATTTGATCTATAGTTTTCAGTTAAATTGTACTTTATGATACAAGAATCTGCAATTTTATTTAAGCTGGCTTTTGTGTAATTGGGAGATTTTTAGAATTGCTCTTTCGATATAGGCATTTGGAGGAATTAGAAAGAAAAAACTGTGATAGTATTTGTACTTTGTGGATCAGGATTAAATTTGCAATTGAATTTCTCAATATGAATATCATCAAAATTATTTCCATTATTTTATTAGGAGTGGATGGATATATAGGTATCAGGTTTTTATTGAATGTAGTTGGAGTATTACAAACCAGTAAATACTCCCCCGGAGCTACTGCACTCTATGCAGTCATTTTTTTAGTGATGTCCGCTTTGGGATTTTATTTCCTGTTCAGCAAAACAAATGACAAATGGTTGTTTTTGCTTAGTATTGGACCTTGGCTTTTGATACTTACCGTAATGCTATTCAGCATGATCTTTGGTGATTATCATTAAATATGGGTGCAATCAATTTTACTATCAGATGGAGGGAAGAACTTGAGGCAGAAAGCCATCTCGGCATATTGGTTTTGGAGTATACTATGGGACAGGCACATGTCTATTTTCCCGATGAGATGCTTTGGGTAAATTCAGTACCTGAATGGGCAAAATCATTGTGGCATGAATATCGTGTCCAATGTGCCGCTTGGTGTGCCAGCCGGGGTGTACCATTTTCAATCACTGAAAATACTTTCGTATACGAGGAGCGCAAAAAATAATTGAATATTTAAACCCTGAATTTGCAATCAATTAGCTGCGTAATAGATCTTGAAGTGAAATATTTGGCTTGAGCGCATTTAAGAAAATTTAGATTAACAATGAAGTCGGATCTAATCGGATTTTGAGAATTACGATATAGATTAGATCCGATAAATTCTACTTAATTTATATCGTCTCCCTTTATTGGATAAAAGAAGTCTTTGCACTTTCGTTAATCTTATACCACATCAGCTGGACCATTTGATCTGCTTGTTTTTTGATTTTTTCAGCATTCGGTCCTTTGAATAATTCATCTACTGTTTCAGTCCATATTTTGAACCAATGTTCAAAATGTTCTATCCGAATGGGTGATTTTTTATGCAATAGTATATGTGCTGACATTGGATTACCGGAGTAAGCTGCTGTGCCAAAAAGAACAGACTCCCAAAATTGAACCATGCGTGGCAGGTGTTCATCCCAGTTTACCTTTGCTACATCGTTAAAGAAATAGGAAATTTTCTCGTCCTCTTTGATTTTACCGTAAAACGTGTGGACTATTTTGTTGATGTTTTCTTTACTCTGAATGTCTGTTTTATTTTCCTCAATAATCATAATTGTAAAACACTATGACAGTCATTGGGTTCAATGCAATGCGTCAAAGAATGTTCAAGTATGTGGCCAATTTTCTGCTTAATTGCTTACTAAGAATTTTTGTACCAAAATTCTGTTTTCAAGGTTCGCCTGAATGAAATAAATCCCGGATTTTGATACCGGTAACTTTAAATTTACCTGATGTTGCCCTTGCAAATAATGGGTAGGTTGAAGTAGAGTACCAAGCAAACTGCCTTTCTCGTCAAAAAGTTTGAATTCAACATTTTGGTCTTTTGAGAGGACAAGAGTTGTGTTCAATTCTCTGGTTGTAACCGGATTTGGTGCGACCGGCTCCAACCTATCTTCTAATTGCTCAAAGCCCTGGTCATGGAAATTTGGTTGATCGGTATCCAGTGTGATGTTTTCGTCACCGGCTTGATAAAATACGAACGAAAGAGGCAGGTAAAACATTTCGTCAGCAGTACCTTCACCCCATGTGACATACTTTGGAGGATTATTTGGATTCGTTGGATTGTCTTCAGTATTGTCATATGAACAATATGCGTGAATTTCAGTATCCGGCGGCAAAACTATCAAGCGATTAAAATAATAACCTCCCTGCCAGTTGAAATCCCATTCATTGATTCGGATCAGATTAATTGTCGAACCATCAGGTAGTTTCGCATAGACTTCCCATTTTTTTCCAAGCATATGGCAATGTGGCCAGATACCCAATAAACTTACTTTAACCGGAACTTTGTACACAGCGTGAAAGTTGGGCTTTGCTCCAGGTGCAATGATAAAAGGACCGTTCACCAGGTCCGTAGGCAGCAATATTTTACTATATACTTGTCTTGGAGCCGGATTTTTTGCAAAAAAAAGATTGATCGTAGAGCTATCTGTTTCGTCTAAGGAAGTTGGCGCATAGTGCATTTGTAATACCAAGTCGCTTCCTTTTGGCAACACCTGAGACATCCCGTTAGAATATACATTCGGCTTCTGTCCGGGAACATATCCGGGCAGTTGGTTTCCTGTCAAAACACCTGATGGGCTGTTGGAAAAACCATACTCCGGGGTTTTTGCATCTTCTTGTCTTGCTTTACCGGTATTGTCGGCCCAGAATAATGTGTGGTGGACAATTTTTTTATTTCCCGGTCTCATTTCCAGGGCGATTAAGTTTTTATCTTCCGTTAAATTTGTTGGGATAACAAAATACCTGTATTCATCCTTACCGTTTCCTTTGTGAGTATAAGATTGAGAAAAGGAAAGTACCAAATCAGGTTTTCCTATTTGTGATCCTGTAGGAAAGGTAGGCAATTGGGGCTCTTTACTTGGATCACCTTGCGGCATGCCCTTATCTACCCAATCCGCAATATCCTGAATTTGCTCTGTAGTCAACACATTTTCTTTTTGAAAATTCTGGTAATGGATATCCGGTTTCCAGGGAGGCATATAGCCTATTGCGGTTACATATTTGATCGTATAGGCCCAGTTTTTAACTTCCTGATAGTTTGTCAGAGAAAAGGGTCCTATTTCTCCTGGTCTGTGGCAGTTCGTACACTTGCTATAAATAATCGGTGCGATATCTTCAGAATAATTCTGAGCATCTAATGGTTTGTACACGAAACTGCATAATGAGATCAGAAAAAATAGAAACTTATTCATTGATTTACTGGTATTTATGAATACAAATGTATTTTATTTTGCCCATATTTTGAGCCAATTTTAATCAAATCGAGTCAATGCACAACCTACAGCTTTTGTTTTCTGGGGAATGACAGGCTGGGCATTTTTAATTTTTTCTAAGCAATCCTGAAGTTCGTGTGAGCTGGCGCGAGGTCGTCTTTTGCCTATCCTCTCGAACAGATTGTCTATTCTGCCTTGATAGATAACCTGGTTCAATGGATTGATCACAACAACTTGTGGCAATACGTCAATTTCGTAATCCTGTGCTTTGATCTGATTTGGATCCATCTCAGTATCAAAACTGAGTTTATACTTATTACAAAAAATGTTTACACTTTCATTATTGGAAGATGGACTAGGAAAGTACCCATGAAAATGGATGGAGTCATTTGCGTAACTTGAATAAAGCTCATTGATGGTAGGAATATAGGCTTGTGTGATTTTGCAATCTTCAAGTAGGAAAAAGAGGATTCGGTAGTTTTTTTGAACAGGAATGGAATCCTGTGCAACTACAATATTTTGCAAGCCAATAATGATAAGGAAATAGAGAACGAAACGCATTTTATTTAGACGATTCAGAATTCAAATAGTTTAATCTCCTATTTTTGAAAACTTGGCATTTGATTCATAATACAGTTTACCTTTGCTCTATGCAGATACATCAGACAGGAGCTATCTTGGTTTTCATTTGTCTTCAGGAAACAAAAGCGTAGCCAAAAGTAGTCGCTCCTCCAGGTTTGCCGAGGTGATGCGTATCCTGATTTTACTTCCGATATGCCATACCTGATCGGACACCATAGATTTTGCTTTAAGTCTTGAAGCATCTAATTCAATCTGATCCGGAATCAAATCCAGCGGTAAGGTACATTCACATTTTGTTTCTATTATTTCTGCATAAAAATTCTTATCATTCATTCCTGTAATTCTTGCATCATATTCTTTACCAATATGGTCTTTCATATAAAGCACCTGAAAATATTTAGTGGAATCCCTTTCAGCTTCCATGGCTTTTCTCTCCTGAGAAGAAATATGTACGCACTGTTGCTCCAGAATCTTTGTATCATAGCGTTTTTCTTTTTTGAGATTGTCAAACAATATCCGATGGACCAGCAAGTCGGAATATCTTCTGATCGCTGACGTAAAATGAGTATAATCATCAAATGCCAAGCCGTAGTGGCCTATGTTTTCAGTACTGTACTCCGCTTTTGCCATGGTGCGTATTGCAAGAGGCGGAAGTACTTTTAATTCGTCCTTAGTTTTTGCTTTTTCTGCGAGATCATTGAGAGACTGAGCTATTTTTTTGGGAGTTCGAAAATCCAGCTTCACGTTCAATGATGCTGCAAATTCCAAAAAATCCTCCAGTTTGCCTGGATCGGGAGTATCATGTATTCGATAGACGAAAGGAATTGGCGCTGCAGTATTTTTTCTGGAGATATATTGGGCAACATATTTATTGGCCAACAACATAAATTCTTCTATCAACATGTGCGCATCCAACCTCTGCTTGACATATAATTCGATGGGCTGCTTGTTTTCATCCAGTCTGAAACGCACCTCTTCTGATTCGAAATCAATAGCGCCGTTTTTGATTCTCTCAGATTTTATTTTTTTTGCAAGTAGATTGAGCGCATTTAATTCGGTATAGTATTCGCCATTCTTGTCATCCAATATTGTCTGTACTTCTTCATAAGCAAATCTTCTTTTGGAATGAATGATGGTTTTGCCAATCCAGGTTTTTTTAATTTTTGACTCTGCATCGAATGTGAAAAGAACTGCAAAACACGCTTTGTCTTCGTTCGGCCTGAGTGAACAGAGATCGTTGCTGAGCCTCTCAGGAAGCATTGGGACTACGCGGTCAACCAAATAGACAGAATTTCCTCTTTTGAGCGCTTCTATGTCTAGCTGAGTTTGGGGTTTTACATAGTGACTAACATCTGCAATGTGCACACCAAGCTCTATGTCACCATCTTTGTTATAAGCAAATGAAAGGGCATCATCAAAATCTTTTGCGTCCACGGGGTCAATAGTAAAAGTTAATACTTCCCTGAAATCTTTTCTCTGGTCCTGATCCAAGATAAAGTGTGGCATCTCTGCTGTTTCTTTCAATGCTTCTGCAGAAAATTCAAGTGGAAATCCTTTGTCAGCAAGCAAACTTTGCATTTCTGAATCGATGTCTGTATTTTTACCCAGATTGTGGATGATCACTCCGTAATTTTGAGAGTTGGGTCTGTCTTTCCAACGTGTAATTTTGATAACCACCCTATCATAATCTTCTGCAAGTATTTTATTTGTCTTGTCAATAAAAATTTCAGTCAGTTGATTACTCCTACCTGAGATGACAACTTCCTGATTTTTGTATTTTCTATAAATTCCAACAAACTGTGATTTTGATCGAGTGATTACTTTAATCACTTCACCTTCAGGGCGGTTC from Saprospiraceae bacterium includes these protein-coding regions:
- a CDS encoding outer membrane beta-barrel protein — translated: MCSVLKKTLLLFGFISGFFFAQAQKGYEAGAWMGTAFYFGDLNNLYRLNEPGLAFGMIGRYNFNNRVCARIQGNFSRLRASDAKSDNLFDRRRNLRFFSNIFEIAPALEINFLPYNHGSKDHFFTPYLLGGFSVFRFSPMTKYDGKTVALRELGTEGQIVGQEYGTINGSLMVGGGVKLDINYRWSLNFDISYRHTYTDYLDDVSKTYPNYNELLTNRGPVAVQLSDRSIASTGVEKIGLPGFQRGDSREKDAFLTLGVNLVYYFGRLRCPTISLP
- the nadA gene encoding quinolinate synthase NadA, yielding MKAAAQIAIHGYIDFDIDPSLDLYAEIDRLKKEKNAVVLAHYYQYGDIQDIADFVGDSLQLSQEAARTKADIIAFAGVHFMAETAKILSPEKKVVLPDLKAGCSLSDSCPAPLFAKFKEKHPDHVVVSYVNCTAELKALTDICCTSSNAVHIINSIPKDREIIFAPDKNLGAYLQKVTGRKMLLWDGACMVHEIFSRERMLKLKREHPEAKIIAHPECEEPVLRMADYIGSTSGLLRFIQTDRSHSYIVATEAGILHQMNKACPEKLFIPAPPENQCACNECPHMKRNTLEKLYLCLKYELPEVTLPDHIIKAARGSIDRMLEISEKAGLK
- a CDS encoding 2,3-bisphosphoglycerate-independent phosphoglycerate mutase, encoding MANKLILTILDGWGIGQIPSADAIRAAEPGFFKTLMKEYPHSTLVTHGVAVGLPEGQMGNSEVGHLNLGAGRIVYQELERINKSIREGTLAENQVLNQTLEYCNENSKPLHFIGLVSDGGVHSHVKHLKALVEIACNKLTVPIYLHVITDGRDTDPHSALATVSDLESFIQHKNVSISTLIGRYYAMDRDKRWERIQKAFELMTDGVGENFASAEDAIRCSYDKNITDEFILPAKISPQREGLIQEGDAVFCFNFRTDRLRELTEVLTQRDLPEYEMKALNLHFVTMTAYDDSFRNVGIVFDKEKLKNTLGEVLSMYGLTQYRMAETEKYPHVSYFFSGGQEKVFFGEKRELVASPKVATYDLQPEMSAIPLTNALLRVIQEDKPDFICVNFANTDMVGHTGVFQAVVKAVQTVDECMSRFIPIALEAGYELIILADHGNADFMINADGSPNTAHSMNPVPCIYVSKTPSYQLKSGKLADIAPTVLQLLQLPIPVEMDGESLLVQKN
- a CDS encoding DUF4783 domain-containing protein codes for the protein MKLLFSALLFLSVLSANAQKHAAFDALAKSDIASLSALFDTRLELCYDEKMTILKKQDAAQSLSSFLQNNPPKTVTPVHSGVSKNNSSQYFIAVMTTTNAKKYRVYIYTEDIGGSKLIKEFRVMSE
- a CDS encoding OmpH family outer membrane protein, producing MKNLNWILHALSLAAIIFLFYQNSQLKKSTPTSSAATEIKSQNTGDASTPLAYFISDSLLNNLGFFKESEKAFKAKQESMSNEIKAKENAMQKELVRLQENAQNMTRVEMESAQQKLAKMEQDLMARKEKLGSQYAQETAEFNEKLHNKITSYLKELNQNGKYKFVFSVSPEGNIFFSDESLNITDQMIKDLNEKYSTN
- the asnS gene encoding asparagine--tRNA ligase, whose translation is MQRTKVNDVLKMEADGRSLSVMGWVRTFRSNRFIAINDGSCLANLQAYIDFEKWDETLLKKLTPGAALHVVGRWQSSQGAGQKGELVVEKLHIFGEADPSVYPLQPKKHSLEFLRQIAHLRFRTNTFSAVFRIRHQLAFAIHEFFHSRGFIYLHSPIITASDAEGAGEMFQVTTLDLKAPARTVEGEINFKEDFFGRAANLTVSGQLEGELAAMALSQVYTFGPTFRAEKSNTPRHLAEFWMIEPEVAFADLHSNMDLAEDLLKHVIHQVVNNCSEDLQFLHDREREDEMTKPQAERNTMGLKERLQFVLDNHFERITYTEAIEILKNSTPNKKGKFQYPVDKWGIDLQSEHERYLVEKHFSKPVILTNYPKEIKAFYMRVDDGEKTVAAMDILFPGIGEIVGGSQREERLDVLTRRMQEMHIPLEEMYWYLDTRRFGTCPHAGFGLGFERLVLFVTGMTNIRDVIPFPRFPGNAEF
- a CDS encoding group III truncated hemoglobin; the encoded protein is MIIEENKTDIQSKENINKIVHTFYGKIKEDEKISYFFNDVAKVNWDEHLPRMVQFWESVLFGTAAYSGNPMSAHILLHKKSPIRIEHFEHWFKIWTETVDELFKGPNAEKIKKQADQMVQLMWYKINESAKTSFIQ
- a CDS encoding T9SS type A sorting domain-containing protein — its product is MNKFLFFLISLCSFVYKPLDAQNYSEDIAPIIYSKCTNCHRPGEIGPFSLTNYQEVKNWAYTIKYVTAIGYMPPWKPDIHYQNFQKENVLTTEQIQDIADWVDKGMPQGDPSKEPQLPTFPTGSQIGKPDLVLSFSQSYTHKGNGKDEYRYFVIPTNLTEDKNLIALEMRPGNKKIVHHTLFWADNTGKARQEDAKTPEYGFSNSPSGVLTGNQLPGYVPGQKPNVYSNGMSQVLPKGSDLVLQMHYAPTSLDETDSSTINLFFAKNPAPRQVYSKILLPTDLVNGPFIIAPGAKPNFHAVYKVPVKVSLLGIWPHCHMLGKKWEVYAKLPDGSTINLIRINEWDFNWQGGYYFNRLIVLPPDTEIHAYCSYDNTEDNPTNPNNPPKYVTWGEGTADEMFYLPLSFVFYQAGDENITLDTDQPNFHDQGFEQLEDRLEPVAPNPVTTRELNTTLVLSKDQNVEFKLFDEKGSLLGTLLQPTHYLQGQHQVNLKLPVSKSGIYFIQANLENRILVQKFLVSN
- a CDS encoding redoxin domain-containing protein; the protein is MRFVLYFLIIIGLQNIVVAQDSIPVQKNYRILFFLLEDCKITQAYIPTINELYSSYANDSIHFHGYFPSPSSNNESVNIFCNKYKLSFDTEMDPNQIKAQDYEIDVLPQVVVINPLNQVIYQGRIDNLFERIGKRRPRASSHELQDCLEKIKNAQPVIPQKTKAVGCALTRFD